GCGGCATCCCGCCGCAGCTCGGGCGCCTCGACGGGCTCGAGGGGCTCGTCCTCGGCGCCAACAACCTCACCGGCGCCATCCCTCCGGAGCTCGGCGGCCTCGGGAGCCTCCAGTTGCTGGACCTCAGCAACAACACGCTCCGCGGAGGCATCCCGCGCCGCCTCTGCAACTGCTCGGCGATGGCAGGGTTGAGCGTCTTCAACAACGACCTCACCGGCGCAGTCCCCGACTGCATCGGTGACCTGACCAACCTCAACGAGCTGGTACTCTCGCTCAACAGTCTCGACGGCGAGCTGCCGCCGTCCTTCGCGAGGCTCACGCGGCTCGAGACGTTGGACCTCAGCGGCAACCAGTTCTCCGGCCCGATCCCGCCGGGGATCGGCAACTTCTCGCGTCTCAATATCGTCCACATGTTCGAGAACCGGTTCTCCGGCGCCATCCCGCCGGAGATTGGCCGCTGCAAGAACCTGACCACGCTCAACGTGTACAGCAACCGCCTCACCGGCGCGATTCCAAGCGAGCTCGGGGAGCTCGCCAGCCTCAAGGTGCTGCTCCTGTACGGCAACGCGCTCTCGTCGGAGATTCCCCGCTCgctcggccggtgcgcgtcgctggTTTCGCTCCAGCTGTCCATGAACCAGCTCACCGGGTCCATCCCGGCCGAGCTCGGAGAGCTACGGTCGCTTCGGAAACTGATGCTCCACGCCAACAGGCTCACCGGAGAGGTGCCGGCGTCGCTGATGGATCTCGTCAACCTGACATACCTGAGTTTCAGCTACAACTCTCTCTCCGGACCTCTTCCGGCGAACATTGGATCGCTCCAGAATCTTCAAGTGCTCGTCATTCAGAACAACTCGCTCTCCGGCCCCATTCCGGCGAGCATTGCCAACTGCACTTCGCTGTACAACGCGAGCATGGGGTTCAACGAGTTCTCCGGGCCTTTGCCTGCCGGCCTTGGTCAGCTACAGAACCTACACTTCCTGTCCTTGGCGGACAACGACAAGCTGTCCGGCGACATACCAGAGGACCTTTTCGACTGCAGCAACCTCAGGACGTTAACCCTGGCCGGGAACAGCTTCACCGGCAGCTTGAGCCCTCGCGTCGGCAGGCTCAGCGAGCTCAGCTTGCTGCAGTTGCAGGGTAACGCTCTGTCCGGGGCGATACCGGAGGAGATGGGCAACCTGACGAAGCTCATCGCCCTGCAGCTCGGGGGAAACGGGTTTGTCGGGCGCGTCCCGAAGAGCATCTCCAACTTGTCGTCCCTGCAGAAGCTCACGCTGCAGCAGAACCGCCTAGACGGCGCCCTGCCCGACGAGATCTTCGGCCTGCGGCAGCTCACTGTCCTCAGCGTCGCGTCGAACAGGTTCGTAGGCCCGATCCCCGACGCCGTGTCCAACCTGCGGTCCCTCTCCTTCCTCGACATGTCGAACAATGCGCTGAACGGCACGGTACCTGCCGCGGTGGGAAGCCTCGACCATCTCCTCACGCTGGACCTCTCCCACAACCGCCTCGCCGGCGCCATCCCCAGCGCGCTGATCGCGAAACTGAGCGCCCTGCAGATGTACCTCAACCTGTCGAACAACGGGTTCACGGGCCCGATACCGACCGAGATCGGCGCCCTCACGATGGTCCAGTCCATCGATCTGTCCAACAACCGCTTATCCGGTGGTGTCCCGTCGACGCTGGCAGGGTGCAAGAACCTCTACTCGCTCGACCTCTCTGCCAACAATCTCACCGGCGCCCTGCCTGCCGGCCTCTTCCCTCACCTCGACGTCCTCACAAGCCTGAACATCTCCGGCAACGAGCTAGACGGCGACATCCCTTCAAACATCGGCGCACTGAAGAACATACAGACGCTGGACGCGTCACGGAACGCGTTCACGGGGGCCCTACCGTCGGCACTGGCGAACCTGACCAGTTTGAGGTCGCTGAACCTCTCCTGGAACCAATTTGAGGGTCCCGTGCCGGACTCCGGCGTGTTCTCGAACCTGAGCATGTCGAGCCTGCAGGGCAATGCTGGCCTCTGCGGCTGGAAGCTTCTCGCTCCCTGCCGCCACGGCGGAAAGAAGGGGTTCTCGAGGACAGGGCTCGCGGTCCTAGTGGTGCTGCTGGTGCTGGCCGTGCTGTTACTACTGGTGCTTGTGACGATCCTCTTTCTCGGATACCGGAGGTACAAGAAGAAGGGAGGCTCTACCGGTGCAAACAGTTTCGCGGAGGACTTCGTCGTGCCGGAGCTGAGGAAGTTCACTTGCAGCGAGTTGGATGCCGCCACCAGTTcattcgacgaaggcaacgtcatCGGTAGCAGCAACCTGAGCACGGTCTACAAGGGCGTGCTCGTGGAGCCCGACGGCAAGGTGGTCGCCGTGAAGCGGCTCAACCTAGCGCAGTTCCCGGCCAAGTCCGACAAGTGCTTCCTCACCGAGCTTGCGACTCTGAGCCGCCTGAGGCACAAGAACCTGGCGCGCGTAGTCGGGTACGCGTGCGAGCCCGGCAAGATCAAGGCTGTGGTCCTCGAGTTCATGGACAACGGCGACCTCGACGGCGCGATACACGGCCCGGGGAGGGACGCGCAGCGGTGGACGGTCCCGGAGCGGCTGCGCGCGTGCGTCTCGGTGGCGCACGGACTGGCGTACCTGCACACCGGGTACGACTTTCCCATCGTGCACTGCGACGTCAAGCCGTCGAACGTTCTCCTCGACAGCGACTGGGAGGCGCGCGTCAGCGACTTCGGCACTGCGAGGATGCTGGGCGTCCATCTGACGGACGCCGCCGCGCAGTCGGCGACGTCGTCGGCGTTCAGGGGCACCATCGGGTACATGGCGCCAGGTAATCTACATGGTGCTCTAGCACCAATTCTGCAAATTTCTTGGCACTTCTGCAAGAAAACGTTTTTATCTGTCTGTACAATCCAATCACGCAGAATTCGCGTACATGAGGACGGTCTCGGCGAAGGTGGACGTGTTCAGCTTCGGCGTCTTGATGATGGAACTGTTCACCAAGCGACGCCCGACCGGGATGATCGAGGAGGAGGGCGTGCCACTGACACTGCAGCAGTATGTGGACAACGCGATCTCGAGGGGCCTCGACGGGGTGCTCGACGTCCTGGACCCCGACCTGAAGGTGGTCACCGAGGGCGACCTGTCCACGGTGGCGGACGTGCTGAGCCTGGCCCTGTCGTGCGCCGCGTCCGATCCGGCGGACCGGCCTGACATGGACAGCGTGCTTTCAGCCTTGCTGAAGATGAGCAAGGTCTGTGGAAGAGACTAGATGCCTGCTGCAAAAACGCGAACTGAAATTCGTGCTGCAAGATCTGTTCAAGCAAAGGGAGAACCCTGCTTCTGATGAGTACCACCCGGACGCCGGACGGGACGCCAAAGTGTCATAGATTCGGGCTGCTCCTGTTTGCACGTGTAATGAGTTCAATCTGTTCAGAGCCAGCATGGAGCTAGATTCCAGGCTATAGTGACTTTTATGTGCCCTATGAATGGTTCGCTGAAACCAGTCTAGCCCATGCTGCCTGACGGAATGGGCCTGAAGTGGTAGTACTGTAGGCCTTTTGACTGTTGATTTTCTTTGCCGCAACATACCTGCATACGCAGAAGAATGGAAGCTGAAAGATTTGGCCAAGTTGTGGGGGAGGATATATTATTCATCTCATTGGATTGGATGCAAACAACAGTGTCCATCAATCACATCAGACATGATAATGTGAATTCTAGTCCCAACGCAGATGTCTCTCAAATTTACAGCAATGGCTTATTGGTGGGGAGAAGGAATAATGTCCCTGAAAACACTCTCTCATGTTGTGGCTAGCAAATCATGTATATGCAAAACACTATTTATACTCTACATTATACTGTacattatattatttatatatttgATGTAAAAGAGGGTCACAACTATAAGTTAATTACGCCTCCATCAGAACGCGGGAGTTAAAGGTAGATGCGATCAATCTAACAAGTAGTAGCATACTGCTGCACAGATAAATTCAGACGCCACCTGTCAGCCTTTGCATGAACATGGAGGAGAATTGGACGGTAAGATTCAGATAGCAAAATGAGCAGCATCACAATCACAACGTTTTATTTAATAACACAACTAGCTAGCTAGTTAACTAGTACTACACATTCATGGAATTCTCTCAGGTGAACCATGCTGCAGGTCCCAAACTGAACGATCTCTTCCGAGTTCAAGGCTGCACGCCTGCCGTGTCAAATTTTGTCATTAGGAGCACATCACTCCATGAAGTTATACGAGGAACTCCCAGAAATCCATCCAGTGTTGTGGCTCGTGTTGGGTAGGCCACCCCTCTGTTCCTGAATCAGAGGTAAACTTCTCATAAGGCGTGATGAGTAGCTAGCACCGTTCAGGTAAAAGCTGACAGTGTTGGCATTTGAACTGTATATCCCTGATCTAGCAGCTTAAATTTTCATCTTTCCCCACAAAGAAAAATCTTAAATCTTGAAATGCGTGAAATACGAGAAAAGAAGAATAAAGACAAGAAAAGGTTAAAATTAACTTTGATATCTATAATGTTTGAACATATTACCGGTGTATAAAGTTGCAATTTCGGCGGCCTGAGAAAGTTCTGAGGCGGCTCAGAAGAGTGCAAGTTCTGCATCTGGCTCAAGAAATCCGACTCGACGTTAGATTGTCGCTGGGGGTTGGCTTGAGTTATCTGAAATTGCCGGTGCTGCTGGCCGGATGGGCGCAATGGAGGCAACTGGGCAGGGTCAGCCGTGATGTAATGCATGTATTGCTGCAGCTCAAGAGGAACCACTGGTGACATTCCCTTCCCCATGACCAGCATCTGTGTGCATATATGACAATGTGATGATCTACTATAGCACCCATAATATCTGGAGGCTGAATAAATAAAACAGGAAAGGATGCAGGAGAGaaagataaaaataaataaatgtcTAGTGTAACCAACAATTGTGTATCTGATATGATTTCATTCAGTACCTGAAGCTGTAGCTGAAGGGATTTTAGGTAGTCGATTGCTTCGTCTAGCATCGAAACTTTGTCGGTCTGAAACAAGCTATTCTGAGATCAAACGAAAAAGAGAACAGCAGAAGGGGTATGGTCGGATTAAAATTAAGACGCAATGCATGTTACCTTGTTGCAGTTTGGAAGAAGCTCCTGTAATGCTTTCAGCTTCTCGTTGATCTTATCCCTTCTCCTCTACAAATGTTCCAAGCAAAAGAGATCAAATGCCGGTAActggtcatgatccgtccatacaAAATATGCATGATGCATAACAACCTACCCTTTCTGAAAAATTGTGGAACTCGGCAGATCTGCTTCTGCGGGTGGGTGGAGTAGACCGTCTTGGAGCACTGCCATCTTCCATGAGCTCTTGAGGCTTGACAAAGTTGCTCACCAGCTTTCTAACAACAAGATACTAAATGTGTCTAAGAGCTAAGAACTTGATTCTGAGCAAGAATGATGATTAAACTTTCTTTAAAAAAATCGAAAGGGAGATGATCAAACTTTCTGAAACGCATATGAAAAGCAACGGCTGAAAGCTATATTTCCTCCTTGCAATGCATACCGTTGTTTGCAGTGACTGCCTTCTACTTGGCTCCCTCAATGGCCTCCTCCTCTTATGAATCGATTGATACTTGCGTGTCTACTCTAACTGGTCCAGACCTAGGCTAGCCTAGAAATGGAAGAGCATGAGAGCTTTCTAGATAACCTGATGGCCTGGTCCGTTCGACCCACCAACCTTTAGCCCTGCACAGTATTTATGCCACCTGATTTCTATAAGCTTTCGCGTCATGGCAGGACTGGGTGACTGTACCCATATCCTTATCTTCCATCGGCCTTAGAATTTCCTGTTTGGACTGTAACCCGATACCATGTACCCGAGTCTCTGGCAGTAGCAAGCAAGCCTACGGTTATATGTAGCATATGCCCATTTGCATTTCGGATTTGTCCAGTACCCTCACCTACCTTCCCAGGGAATggctcaaacttttcctttgagcAAGGAATGGCTGAAACTTGACGCGCAAATAAAAGAAACGAGAGACACTGAAAATAAAATTAGTTAGTGGAGAAAATGGTAGCTGGAAACACAGTGTACCACTTGCGCGAGAGCGGGAGGAATCTGAACCACACAAACCGACAAACTATAGGAGAATAAACAACTTGGGGATCGGAACTTTGGAATAACTCGCCGTTACTAAATTCCGCAGGATGATTGTGCAGCGTAGCAGGGTAGCAGGAAGCACGGGTGGCTTGTTTGATTGGTGATCTCGCAGGCAAATGCGAGCCAGGCAAGTATGCATGGAATGTTCTCAAAATACCTATGATGACTTCCctttgctctctctctctctctctctctctctctctctctctctctctctctctctctctctctctctctctctctctctctctctctctctctctctctctctctctctctctctctctctctctctctctctcagtcTGACTTGCGCTTGAGCTGGGTTCAGGTTTGATTTGACTGGTTTGActgactaagggggtgtttggttgctgctgctaaagtttagcccgggtcacatcaagcatttgacttttaaataggagtatgaaatatagacccaaccaactggactagattcgtctcgtcttttaatctttggctgacaaattagttttataatccgactacatttaatatccggaacggaggttcaaacattcgatatgacatgggctaaattttagtttggggtaaccaaacaccccctaaaccaACAACAAATTGCATGTCTAGATCAGCTATTCCTCTGTGTAATAGACTTAAACGCGAGTACGCGACACATACAAATCAAGTTAGTTCGGTGCTGACGACCGAACATGCTGTGTGCTCACTGCTCAGCGCTCTGCTCGGCAGACCAGAGACGCAGGCAGCAGGCACACAGCCCTAGCTGGCTAGCTGGCCAGCTCCCCGCGGCGGAGCCTGCGCGTGCGGTGCCTCGGATGCCACGCGGCGCACGCAGGCATGCTGCACTCCTCGCCCAGTCGCCCGCTGCACATCGTCGCTGCCTTCGGATGCCGCCTCTCGCGGAGCCGAGTCACAGCACGCGCGGCTAGGGATTGGGTGGGATTGGGAATTTTTTCGGAGCAACGCGAACCAGGCAGGACCGCAGAGAGCACGAGTGAAAGGAGTGTAGACTTGCGGTGGTGGTCTGGACTCTGGTGGGACCGTGGGAGAAAGAAGTGACAAGACACGACTGGGCCCAGTGCGTTTGGTTACAATAACATGATGATACACTATTTTTTAAATAAGATTATTTAATTCAGAATTAAGGATTAAGATAATATTATTATAATATTATCATTAGTTATCTCTTAAAATTAAAGATATGAGAGGACGCTAGGAGATATCACTGTCCTGACTGTCCCGCAACCAAACGCATTAGGTCGGGAGAGAATGATTGGACTGAAGGAGTAGGCGTTTGAGCCAAATTCTTCACGTGTCCAAAAAAACTAAATTCTTAACATGATATTGAATTTATTTATCTATGTTAGTAGTTACAGATCTTTAATCGGTTGCAATACAAACTGTTtcaataaaaaataaaataatttATTGTAATATTTATATGTACGCGTATGTACTTATGATACATAAAATCACCGTCAGCATAAAAGAGCATGAAAAATAATGCTTGGGCAACCACGCTCTTCCCAGCAGCTGGGTGGCGTGGTGGTGGTGTGGACGAGCGCCAAGAGGATACGTGGTGTGCGTGTGCGTTTTTTCTTCGCGCGCAGACGCTGGTCAATTTTCTAAGTGGCAAAAGATATGAGAATCATTAGAGATGTCTTTTTTTTAATCCTGCCAAAAAAACCCTGGATTAATAGTGTTTTATTTTGgaactcttggagatgctctgtaAGCAGCGGTCTAGTAGTCCAGAACAGAGAAGCGTGAATAAAGTttagtgactaaaatttagtcacttttagtccctAAAGAAGCAAACATGGTGACTAAAGTGGGTGACTAAATTTTAGTTGTTTAGTCACCAATGGAGTGACTAAAAAGAACTAAAGTGTGGTTTTTACCTTATTTGTCATCTTCACTTTCTTCTTGCAGCAAACATCCACTATTAATAGGGGTGATACATTCATTATTCACATCACTTAATGCTCTTTAGTTTGATTTAGTCACTGGAACTAAACGGTATACTTtagcgactaaactttagtcagtgactaaaggaaccaaacatgGTCTAAGTCTTGGCTTGGTTGCAGGGCTCTatgtaatgcccaaaatttttataagaaaataaatgaataaatatACCTCTATGCTAGAATTTTGAGGAGTTcttgatttttttttcttttctcctttgtgcATATTCAACTAAAGAAATTAAAGTGGTCAaatgacaaaataaataaatacgtgTATGTGCATCTCATACTAGAGTCTATTTGGGTGTGCACATAATAATACTAATAATAAACAAATTATAGAAACACATTAATGTTCAAATTTGGAAGCTAGACATAATTTGGAAATTCTAAAATATGGAGAATGGTTATAATAAAATAACGTTGGTCAGAATAGGTCTTAATAAAGAGTAGACATTGAAAAATGATTTCAATCAAAACAAAGGGATATGAACTACATAATACACCTTTGACTTGACTACACACCCGAAATAATATACACTTGAAATGAATGTGATGTGTATTTCATGttgaaaaaaaagagaaagaagcCTATTACTTGCGCTTGGGCTGAAAAGCCTTCCTCGCCAGCGCCAACCCACTCTACGCaccttcctttttttcttttgagACACTTCCATGTGGGGCCCGCGCGTCATCTCTTTCCTTCTCATCGAAACAGCCGTGCGCGCGTGGAATGGCTCCGCGAAGCTCAGGTCGTTCGTACAGGCGCCGCGCGCATCTCGCTCTCTCGCCCACCGCCTGAAACCCTCGCCGCCGGACTCAGACCTCCTCAGCGGGACCCACATGGTCAGGCGCTTCGTCCCCGCGGACAGAGCGCGTCCTGGAACAGAGTCCGCGTGGAAATCGCAGGTTTGGCCAACGGCGTCCGCGATTCGATCTCCAAGCTCCCTGGCCGAGATCCTCGCTGCTCGCCCCGGCTCAGACTTGGGCGCAGCCTGGGTATAAATCTGTGGCCGTTGTCCCCAAACAACGGCgcgcagagagggagagagaccAGGGCGAGAGAGAATGGCCGCTGCGAGGGAGTTCCGCCGTGGGCGAAATCCATGGTGGTTGCCGTTCGGAGTCAGGGATTGGGCCGATTGGCTTCGCAGTGTCGTACGGATGTTGCGCGCCCGCTCACCTGGCGGAATCGGCGACTTGGGCGAGCTAATCTCCTCGTCGTCGCGGATATCGTGCCATGGTCGACGCTCCACTGTGGTTGGGCCGCTCGGACTTCGTCTCCGGTAAGTGTTTGGTCACATGGTGTTCGCTTTGGCCTCCGCAATGCGTAGCATAATCGGGATGGGAGTTCTTGAGTCCGTGTGGGGATGGGTTTGTCCCCATCAATGGCGCCGCCGTGCGTATAGGGCACCGCCGGTCGGAGTCAGAGGAGGGAGGTCAAAGTTATACCAGCCGCAGATCGACTCGGGCGTGGTGACGAGATTAGTGGGCACTGGACCGTTGATCTGGTGTTGTGTGGCTGTGATCAGATCGTAGGGTGGTTGGTTGGGTCGATATCTGTACCGTCGGTTGTGAGATGGTCGGCACAGATCAAATCTCGCTTCGTAAAATCCTGGCCAACGATTGATGATCCGGTGGACAGAATGGTATACCGGTT
This portion of the Zea mays cultivar B73 chromosome 2, Zm-B73-REFERENCE-NAM-5.0, whole genome shotgun sequence genome encodes:
- the LOC103645931 gene encoding LRR receptor-like serine/threonine-protein kinase FLS2 codes for the protein MASWKNTCSYSYTPVSNAVAMLALALLVLAAPAASAVPDASASVHLEALLAFKKAVTADPNGTLTSWTVGSGGGGGGGRYPQHCNWTGVACDGAGHVTSIELVDTGLRGTLTPFLGNISTLQLLDLTSNRFGGGIPPQLGRLDGLEGLVLGANNLTGAIPPELGGLGSLQLLDLSNNTLRGGIPRRLCNCSAMAGLSVFNNDLTGAVPDCIGDLTNLNELVLSLNSLDGELPPSFARLTRLETLDLSGNQFSGPIPPGIGNFSRLNIVHMFENRFSGAIPPEIGRCKNLTTLNVYSNRLTGAIPSELGELASLKVLLLYGNALSSEIPRSLGRCASLVSLQLSMNQLTGSIPAELGELRSLRKLMLHANRLTGEVPASLMDLVNLTYLSFSYNSLSGPLPANIGSLQNLQVLVIQNNSLSGPIPASIANCTSLYNASMGFNEFSGPLPAGLGQLQNLHFLSLADNDKLSGDIPEDLFDCSNLRTLTLAGNSFTGSLSPRVGRLSELSLLQLQGNALSGAIPEEMGNLTKLIALQLGGNGFVGRVPKSISNLSSLQKLTLQQNRLDGALPDEIFGLRQLTVLSVASNRFVGPIPDAVSNLRSLSFLDMSNNALNGTVPAAVGSLDHLLTLDLSHNRLAGAIPSALIAKLSALQMYLNLSNNGFTGPIPTEIGALTMVQSIDLSNNRLSGGVPSTLAGCKNLYSLDLSANNLTGALPAGLFPHLDVLTSLNISGNELDGDIPSNIGALKNIQTLDASRNAFTGALPSALANLTSLRSLNLSWNQFEGPVPDSGVFSNLSMSSLQGNAGLCGWKLLAPCRHGGKKGFSRTGLAVLVVLLVLAVLLLLVLVTILFLGYRRYKKKGGSTGANSFAEDFVVPELRKFTCSELDAATSSFDEGNVIGSSNLSTVYKGVLVEPDGKVVAVKRLNLAQFPAKSDKCFLTELATLSRLRHKNLARVVGYACEPGKIKAVVLEFMDNGDLDGAIHGPGRDAQRWTVPERLRACVSVAHGLAYLHTGYDFPIVHCDVKPSNVLLDSDWEARVSDFGTARMLGVHLTDAAAQSATSSAFRGTIGYMAPEFAYMRTVSAKVDVFSFGVLMMELFTKRRPTGMIEEEGVPLTLQQYVDNAISRGLDGVLDVLDPDLKVVTEGDLSTVADVLSLALSCAASDPADRPDMDSVLSALLKMSKVCGRD
- the LOC100280552 gene encoding uncharacterized isoform X2, with translation MRFRKKLVSNFVKPQELMEDGSAPRRSTPPTRRSRSAEFHNFSERRRRDKINEKLKALQELLPNCNKTDKVSMLDEAIDYLKSLQLQLQMLVMGKGMSPVVPLELQQYMHYITADPAQLPPLRPSGQQHRQFQITQANPQRQSNVESDFLSQMQNLHSSEPPQNFLRPPKLQLYTPRGGLPNTSHNTGWISGSSSYNFME
- the LOC100280552 gene encoding uncharacterized isoform X1, translating into MRFRKKLVSNFVKPQELMEDGSAPRRSTPPTRRSRSAEFHNFSERRRRDKINEKLKALQELLPNCNKTDKVSMLDEAIDYLKSLQLQLQMLVMGKGMSPVVPLELQQYMHYITADPAQLPPLRPSGQQHRQFQITQANPQRQSNVESDFLSQMQNLHSSEPPQNFLRPPKLQLYTPEQRGGLPNTSHNTGWISGSSSYNFME
- the LOC100280552 gene encoding uncharacterized isoform X4; translation: MEDGSAPRRSTPPTRRSRSAEFHNFSERRRRDKINEKLKALQELLPNCNKTDKVSMLDEAIDYLKSLQLQLQMLVMGKGMSPVVPLELQQYMHYITADPAQLPPLRPSGQQHRQFQITQANPQRQSNVESDFLSQMQNLHSSEPPQNFLRPPKLQLYTPRGGLPNTSHNTGWISGSSSYNFME
- the LOC100280552 gene encoding uncharacterized isoform X3 yields the protein MEDGSAPRRSTPPTRRSRSAEFHNFSERRRRDKINEKLKALQELLPNCNKTDKVSMLDEAIDYLKSLQLQLQMLVMGKGMSPVVPLELQQYMHYITADPAQLPPLRPSGQQHRQFQITQANPQRQSNVESDFLSQMQNLHSSEPPQNFLRPPKLQLYTPEQRGGLPNTSHNTGWISGSSSYNFME